A stretch of the Gemmatimonadota bacterium genome encodes the following:
- a CDS encoding tetratricopeptide repeat protein, protein MMRRLILPLGILLFALTIRAGHLADYRHSPAFVAPLIDAQVYDRLARRVAQAGPGVLETPFYQPPLYPLLLGAVYASAEGHPMAPRIFQSLLGVGTVGLLLLLTPLAGGRRRAAYWAAFLLAGYGPALYFEGELLPVTLVLTTSTAAILLFLAADGPSARRWHLPLAGLLLGLSIATRPTGILLAGAAAAWWVAPRGARLARTRALLPAAALLLAMVLPFTAANRYRGGETVLISTNGGINLYLGNGTGADSLSAIQPGAAWERLQRMPLADGVRTPGAESRWWMRRAWSEAGADPAAWAANLCRKAARLLDAREPPRNTDMEAWRRDSRVLSLPLASFALVAPLAMAGLLRGGLRGRSRALLLLALGAVAAQNLLFFPAARYRLEAVPLLCVFAGAGIDGILTRRWTRRDLPRCGLAVAAVAAVVWADLTGGREMNLTRTAINRGVALREAGRAREAEAAFRNALRADPHDPDAHRWLAETLLAREDATGALRHFDAALIAAPDYVRVLLGRAQAAELAGVSGAEDAYRRALAVDPYSTDVRLNYGVWLARAGRRDEAQEMFRSGLELEPGDTRFSTNLRRLRSGL, encoded by the coding sequence ATGATGCGTCGTCTGATTCTCCCGCTGGGGATCCTGCTCTTCGCGCTGACGATTCGCGCGGGCCACCTCGCGGACTATCGCCACTCTCCGGCGTTCGTGGCTCCGCTGATCGACGCGCAGGTCTACGACCGGCTCGCGAGGCGGGTGGCGCAGGCAGGCCCGGGGGTGCTGGAGACGCCGTTCTATCAGCCCCCGCTCTATCCGCTTCTCCTGGGCGCGGTCTATGCCTCGGCCGAAGGCCACCCGATGGCGCCGAGGATCTTCCAGTCGCTACTGGGGGTGGGCACGGTCGGGCTGCTGCTTCTTCTGACTCCGCTGGCCGGAGGGCGCCGGCGGGCGGCGTACTGGGCAGCGTTCCTGTTGGCGGGCTATGGCCCCGCGCTCTACTTCGAGGGCGAACTCCTTCCGGTAACCCTGGTGCTGACGACTTCCACGGCCGCCATCCTCCTTTTCCTGGCGGCGGACGGCCCTTCGGCAAGGCGCTGGCACCTTCCCCTGGCCGGGCTTCTGCTGGGCCTGTCGATCGCCACGCGCCCCACCGGCATCCTGCTGGCGGGAGCGGCAGCGGCGTGGTGGGTCGCGCCCCGGGGTGCGCGACTGGCGCGAACCCGCGCGCTTCTTCCGGCGGCCGCCCTCCTTCTGGCGATGGTTCTCCCGTTCACGGCGGCCAACCGGTATCGCGGCGGGGAGACGGTGCTCATCTCCACAAACGGCGGCATCAATCTCTATCTGGGGAATGGAACCGGCGCCGACTCGCTGTCCGCCATCCAGCCGGGGGCGGCGTGGGAGCGGCTGCAGCGAATGCCGCTGGCGGACGGCGTGCGTACGCCCGGTGCGGAGTCCCGCTGGTGGATGCGGCGCGCATGGTCGGAGGCGGGGGCGGATCCTGCCGCGTGGGCCGCGAACCTCTGCCGGAAGGCGGCCCGCCTGCTCGATGCGCGGGAGCCTCCACGCAATACGGACATGGAGGCGTGGCGACGCGACTCACGCGTGCTCTCACTGCCGCTGGCCTCCTTCGCACTGGTGGCACCGCTGGCGATGGCAGGCCTCCTTCGCGGAGGACTGCGCGGGCGCTCGCGCGCTCTCCTGCTGCTGGCGCTCGGGGCTGTCGCCGCGCAGAACCTCCTCTTCTTCCCGGCGGCGCGATACCGGCTGGAGGCGGTGCCGTTGCTGTGCGTGTTCGCCGGTGCGGGAATCGATGGAATCCTCACGCGCCGGTGGACGCGGCGCGATCTTCCGCGGTGTGGCCTTGCCGTGGCCGCGGTCGCTGCCGTGGTATGGGCGGACCTCACCGGCGGTCGCGAGATGAACCTCACGCGAACGGCCATCAACCGGGGGGTTGCACTGCGCGAAGCAGGCCGAGCGCGCGAGGCGGAAGCAGCATTCCGCAACGCACTTCGCGCCGACCCCCACGACCCCGACGCGCACCGATGGCTGGCGGAAACGCTCCTGGCCCGCGAAGACGCGACCGGGGCACTGCGCCACTTCGACGCCGCGCTGATCGCCGCTCCGGACTATGTCCGGGTTCTCCTCGGGCGGGCGCAGGCGGCGGAGCTGGCCGGCGTATCCGGGGCGGAGGACGCATACCGCCGTGCGCTGGCCGTGGATCCGTACTCGACGGATGTTCGCCTCAACTATGGCGTGTGGCTGGCCCGGGCCGGACGAAGGGACGAGGCGCAAGAGATGTTCCGGTCGGGCCTGGAGCTGGAACCCGGGGACACCCGATTCTCCACGAACCTCCGACGCCTGCGGTCCGGGCTGTGA
- a CDS encoding tetratricopeptide repeat protein has protein sequence MLAAFLLAFATGVAFPAWQEMAARACGTFPQVSWGLLALGGASLAAGILSASPARGRFAPPLLLLIPAAAAAGIGLLTAATGSLLTLFGLPMNAAPAARAVGSILAALPFLGLPAFLLGMASGQAVAARLSAIVPAAAAGVLAAMAAEWAFAPGLAQRGIHAAVLLVAAAAALRWAPTTDAEGRAQAEDRGDGLALASAACVLAAGAVALHLLAAGNLRLLLADSLGGVPLIPTMTALGWMLGGALGILFARWLGRAGIPWAGVALTLAAVATLRATGSLPKDIYLLQTVMVDHPGPDALLHWATPRVARLVLPQAVLSGMAFSLLPGSIPRPTRTRAVGLLTLAGTLGALIALAAVGMTLPRAGLDTVLRGAAFTIALLGILLTLLSASPRRRTLRIGVGVVGLLAVLFAHQATPVPRTTELLVERSMLVTRSSGTAAQTSWLTLHHDELSGSVSVARRGGVRRILTNGRFEMATASARKSHAMLAHVPLLLHAKPERALLLGAGNGIALAAIMTHPLEEVACVDVSRARFHALAQLGGETEAALRDPRLSVIPGDPAAVLRRADPFDVILSTMAGRWSALAARTSSVEFYSLARDRLRPDGLFCQWIPALSLSRDGLEAVLATAAAVFPRVEIWEASEGDLLLLASRTQSAARDLRPLLAGYGEPAVAASCRRSWIGDPVTLLSHFLVSDATVRRISQTAPGRHTLDSRTLTREETARRLHGRLVNPVAGLAAIRDDALATYAGNPGDGFPEALRIAVRARDLEHEGRAIERDGEALDAVEKYEAAQEMNPNDPSLRRSLASVHNDIGMAYAGRNAFTAAHHNFRTAMETDTTFALAFANMGHLLIQNNNMEYALSVTHEATKLDPENEIYWAQMGRIMKRNTRYEEAIPFFEKALQRNPDYVIAIQEYVDCTLAVQDIPDLLWGIRTLKRALEVDPGNREIRTRITRYEDAHKRHFRSDESAVPSASPDSARGSAAPDSGARRAG, from the coding sequence ATGCTTGCCGCGTTTCTTCTCGCATTCGCCACGGGCGTCGCATTCCCGGCCTGGCAGGAAATGGCCGCCCGCGCCTGCGGCACATTCCCGCAGGTATCCTGGGGGCTTCTTGCGCTCGGCGGCGCCAGTCTTGCGGCCGGAATCCTGAGCGCAAGCCCGGCGCGGGGAAGGTTCGCACCGCCGCTGCTGCTCCTGATTCCCGCTGCGGCGGCTGCGGGAATCGGCCTGCTGACGGCGGCAACCGGATCGCTTCTCACACTCTTCGGCCTTCCCATGAACGCGGCGCCGGCTGCCAGAGCGGTGGGAAGCATCCTTGCCGCGCTCCCCTTTCTGGGACTCCCCGCATTCCTGCTCGGAATGGCGAGTGGGCAAGCGGTCGCTGCCCGGTTGAGTGCGATCGTCCCTGCCGCGGCGGCCGGGGTTCTCGCGGCGATGGCCGCGGAGTGGGCCTTTGCTCCCGGACTGGCCCAGCGCGGAATCCATGCCGCCGTGCTTCTGGTGGCGGCCGCGGCAGCGCTCCGGTGGGCACCCACCACAGATGCGGAAGGCCGCGCGCAGGCCGAAGACCGGGGCGACGGGCTGGCTCTCGCATCCGCCGCGTGCGTGCTCGCTGCGGGTGCGGTGGCACTGCACCTGCTTGCAGCCGGGAACCTCCGCCTCCTTCTGGCGGATTCCCTCGGCGGAGTACCGCTCATTCCCACGATGACCGCCCTCGGGTGGATGCTCGGCGGCGCTCTCGGCATCCTCTTCGCGCGGTGGCTCGGACGCGCCGGAATCCCGTGGGCCGGAGTCGCGCTGACTCTGGCGGCGGTCGCCACGCTCCGCGCAACCGGCAGTCTCCCGAAGGACATCTACCTGCTCCAGACCGTGATGGTCGACCACCCCGGTCCGGACGCCCTCCTCCACTGGGCCACGCCGAGAGTCGCGCGGCTGGTCCTTCCGCAGGCGGTCCTTTCGGGGATGGCGTTTTCTCTCCTTCCGGGAAGCATCCCGAGACCGACCCGGACCCGGGCGGTCGGACTGCTGACGCTTGCGGGAACTCTGGGCGCACTGATTGCCCTGGCCGCCGTCGGGATGACGCTTCCGCGCGCGGGCCTCGACACGGTTCTCCGGGGAGCCGCGTTCACAATCGCCCTCCTCGGCATACTGCTGACCCTTCTGTCCGCCTCCCCCCGAAGGCGCACTCTCCGCATCGGCGTCGGAGTGGTGGGTCTGCTCGCAGTCCTCTTCGCACATCAGGCCACGCCCGTGCCCAGGACCACGGAACTACTGGTGGAACGGTCCATGCTCGTGACTCGCTCCTCCGGCACCGCGGCCCAGACGAGCTGGCTCACCCTTCATCACGACGAACTCTCCGGGTCAGTCTCCGTCGCCCGGCGCGGAGGCGTGCGGCGCATTCTGACCAACGGGCGCTTCGAAATGGCGACCGCATCCGCCCGCAAGAGCCATGCGATGCTCGCGCATGTCCCGCTGCTCCTCCACGCCAAGCCGGAGCGCGCGCTTCTGCTGGGGGCGGGCAACGGGATTGCCCTGGCCGCCATCATGACGCATCCGCTGGAAGAGGTGGCGTGCGTGGATGTCTCCCGCGCCCGCTTCCATGCGCTCGCCCAGCTCGGCGGAGAGACCGAGGCCGCACTGCGCGACCCACGCCTTTCCGTCATCCCCGGGGACCCCGCCGCAGTGCTCCGGCGCGCGGACCCGTTCGATGTCATTCTCTCGACCATGGCGGGACGGTGGTCTGCGCTCGCCGCGCGCACCTCGTCGGTGGAGTTCTACTCACTCGCCCGTGACCGGCTTCGTCCGGACGGGCTCTTCTGCCAGTGGATTCCCGCACTCAGCCTGAGCCGGGACGGGCTGGAAGCGGTGCTCGCGACCGCCGCCGCCGTGTTCCCGCGCGTGGAGATCTGGGAGGCTTCGGAGGGAGATCTCCTTCTTCTGGCAAGCCGGACGCAATCTGCGGCACGAGATCTGCGCCCCCTTCTCGCGGGTTACGGGGAACCCGCGGTCGCCGCGAGCTGCCGTCGGTCCTGGATTGGCGATCCCGTGACGCTTCTCTCGCACTTCCTCGTGTCCGACGCGACCGTACGGCGCATCTCCCAGACGGCACCGGGACGACACACGCTGGACTCCCGGACTCTCACTCGCGAAGAAACCGCACGGCGCCTCCACGGTCGGCTCGTGAATCCCGTGGCCGGGCTCGCAGCCATCAGGGACGATGCCCTGGCCACCTACGCGGGAAACCCCGGCGACGGATTCCCGGAGGCTCTGCGCATCGCAGTCCGGGCACGCGATCTGGAACATGAGGGGCGCGCCATCGAACGGGACGGGGAAGCGCTCGATGCCGTTGAGAAGTACGAGGCTGCGCAGGAAATGAACCCGAATGACCCGTCGCTTCGGCGCTCGCTCGCATCCGTTCACAATGACATCGGCATGGCCTACGCCGGGCGGAATGCCTTCACGGCCGCCCACCACAACTTCCGCACGGCCATGGAAACGGACACCACTTTCGCGCTGGCCTTTGCGAACATGGGGCACCTGCTGATTCAGAACAACAACATGGAGTATGCGCTCTCGGTCACGCACGAAGCCACGAAGCTGGATCCGGAGAACGAGATCTACTGGGCACAGATGGGCCGCATCATGAAGCGCAACACTCGCTATGAAGAGGCGATTCCCTTCTTCGAAAAGGCATTGCAAAGGAACCCGGACTATGTCATCGCCATTCAGGAGTATGTGGACTGCACCCTGGCCGTGCAGGACATTCCCGATCTTCTGTGGGGAATCCGGACGCTCAAGAGGGCATTGGAGGTCGATCCGGGGAATCGGGAGATCCGGACGCGCATCACGCGATACGAAGACGCCCACAAGCGGCACTTCCGTTCCGACGAATCCGCTGTGCCGTCCGCCTCGCCCGACTCCGCGCGAGGTTCCGCCGCGCCGGACTCCGGTGCCCGGCGCGCGGGCTAG
- a CDS encoding isocitrate/isopropylmalate dehydrogenase family protein, which translates to MAKHRIAWLPGDGIGVEVMDAARTVLDAVGFDAEYEHGDIGWEFWKSEGDPLPDRTLDLLRRTDAALFGAITSLPKEEAEEALNPELRGKGLVYRSPIVRLRQEFGLRTNRRPCFAFPGNPLNYREGIDLVVFRENTEGLYAGVEFHPVPDGVREALAAESPAMKKFDSVASGDMAIACRIITREGARRIIRDAFAFAKEKGYPSVTVVEKPNVLRETSGLMVREAREVAKEFPGVELWETNIDAMAMWLVKNPETYGVIVCSNLFGDIISDLCAQLVGGLGFAASGNIGESCAVFEPTHGSAPKYAGQNKVNPMAMFLSAQMMLDWLGETDKAERVKRAVAGVIAEGKVRTYDMGGSATTTEAGDAVARLAG; encoded by the coding sequence ATGGCGAAGCACCGGATTGCATGGCTTCCCGGAGACGGGATCGGGGTCGAGGTAATGGATGCGGCGCGGACCGTGCTGGACGCCGTGGGCTTTGATGCCGAGTACGAGCATGGAGACATCGGCTGGGAGTTCTGGAAATCGGAAGGGGACCCGCTTCCGGATCGAACCCTGGACCTCCTGCGGCGTACGGATGCCGCACTGTTCGGCGCCATTACCTCGCTACCGAAGGAAGAGGCCGAAGAAGCGTTGAACCCGGAGCTTCGCGGCAAGGGGCTTGTCTACCGCAGCCCGATCGTGCGACTGCGCCAGGAGTTCGGCCTGCGAACCAACCGCCGCCCGTGCTTCGCGTTCCCCGGGAACCCGCTGAACTACCGCGAGGGCATCGACCTGGTCGTCTTTCGGGAAAACACCGAGGGCCTCTACGCGGGCGTCGAGTTCCACCCCGTTCCGGACGGTGTCCGGGAAGCGCTTGCCGCCGAAAGCCCGGCGATGAAGAAGTTCGACTCCGTGGCCTCCGGGGACATGGCGATCGCGTGCCGGATCATCACTCGCGAGGGAGCACGCCGGATCATCCGCGATGCATTCGCCTTCGCGAAGGAGAAGGGCTATCCGTCCGTCACCGTTGTCGAGAAGCCCAATGTGCTGCGGGAAACCTCCGGGCTCATGGTGCGGGAAGCCCGCGAGGTGGCGAAGGAGTTTCCCGGCGTGGAACTCTGGGAGACGAACATCGACGCCATGGCCATGTGGCTGGTGAAGAACCCGGAGACCTATGGAGTCATCGTCTGCTCCAACCTCTTCGGCGACATCATCTCGGACCTTTGCGCGCAGTTGGTGGGCGGGTTGGGTTTCGCGGCGAGTGGGAACATCGGAGAGTCGTGCGCCGTCTTCGAACCGACGCACGGTTCCGCTCCCAAGTACGCCGGGCAGAACAAAGTGAACCCGATGGCCATGTTCCTCTCCGCCCAGATGATGCTGGACTGGCTGGGCGAAACCGACAAGGCGGAGCGAGTGAAGCGTGCCGTGGCCGGGGTCATCGCCGAAGGAAAGGTCCGCACCTACGATATGGGCGGATCCGCCACCACGACAGAAGCAGGAGACGCGGTCGCGCGGTTGGCTGGCTAG